The Deinococcus sp. YIM 134068 sequence ACCGGGCTGGGGCCGGGCGGCCTCGCCGTGATCGGGCAGGGCGAGGTGAGCGGCGTCGTGGGGGCGGAGGGGCGCACGCTGCTGGGCTACGTGCAGGAGGCCGCCGGGCTGTCGCGCGCCGTCTCGGCCCGGCAGGAGACGGAGGCGCGGTTGCGCGAGGCGGACGGCCACTTGGAGGGATTGCGCCTCGTGTGGGCCGAACGTGCCGCCGGGGTGGAGCGGCTGGCCCGCGCCGCCGAGGCCGCCCGTCTCCACCGGGCGTTGACCGCCCGCGTCCTGACGTTGGAAGACGCGCTGAGACGCGAACGGCAGTCCACGCTGAGCCGTGAACTCACTCAGGCCCGCGCCGAGGCCGCCGCGCTCGACGCCCGCAGCGCCGCCCTCGCCGTGACGGTGCAGGCCGCCGCCGCGCGGGTGGAGGTCGCCCGTGACGCGGTGGGGGAGGCCCGCGCCCGCCGGGACGCCTTCACCGGGGCGCTCGATGCTCTGCGCGCCGCGAGAGACGCCCACGCGCAGGCCGAGCGGTACGACGCCCATCTCCGAACCGAGGCCGAGCGGCTGCGTGCCGAACTCGCCGCCCTTCCCCAGCATCCGCCGGAGGGGGACGCGCCCGACCTCCCCGCGCTGGAGGCCGCCGTCACCACCGCCCGCCGCGAGGCCGAGGCCGCCGAGCGCCGCGCCCGCACGCTGGACACCGACCTTACCCGTGCCCGCGCCGCCGCCGCCCGTGTGGCCGAAGCTGCCGCGCGGGCCGATGCCAGTCGCGAGACGCTGGGGGCCGAGCTGGAGCGGGCCGAGGGGAATCTGGAGTCTGCGTTGGAAGGGCTGGCCGCCGCCCGCGAACGGCTAGAGGGGGCGACCCACGCCCGCGCACACGCCGAGGAGGAGTACGCCGCGCTTGCCCGCCGCCGCTCGGAGGCCCAGGCCCACGAGCGTCATCTCACCTCCGAGCTTGCCCGCCTGAGCGCCAGCGTCGCCCCCCTGCGCCGGGAGCGCGAGCGTCTGGAGGGGTCGCTCAACTCCTACGCCCGCTACGGCGAGGGGGCGCGCAACGCCCTGCGGCTGGACCACCCCGGCATCGTCGGTTCGGTCGCCGACCTCCTCAGCGTGCCCGCCGAGTACGAGACCGCCGTGACCGCCGCGCTGGGCCGCCGCCTGGAGCAGATCGTCGTGGGGACGGGCGAGGATGCGCGGGGGATCATCGACGAACTCAAGCGGGTTGGCGGGCGGGCGACCTTCCTCCCCCTTGACCTGATTCGCGCTCGCCCTCGCCGTGACGGTGCCCTGCTCCGCGAGGCGGGCGTGATCGGCAACCTCGCCGACCTGTGCCCGACCGACCCGCCGCTCGTGGGGGAGGCGATTCTGGCCGATACCCTCGTCGTGGAGGACCTGCGCGCCGCGAACCGTCTCGCTCGCACGCATCCGAATCGTCCGCGCCTCGTCACGCTGGAGGGCGAGTTGCTGGAGGCGGGCGGCGCGATCACGGGCGGACGCCTGCGCGACGCGGGCTTCAGCGTCCTCGCCGACCAGCGCCGGTTTCAGGAAATAGACCTGGAGTTGGAGGAAACGGACCGGCAGACCGTCCGCCTGACTGCCGAACTGGAGAGGGTGCGGGCCACGCTCAGCGGCGACGCGGAGATTCACGACGCTCTTCTCGCCGCCCGCGAACGCGCCGCCCGTGAGGAACGCGAGGCCGAGCGCCGGGTCACGGAGTTGGAGGCGCAGGCCCGCAGTCTGGGGACGCACCGCGACCGCCTGCTCGCCCGCGTGAGCGCCGAAACGCCCACTCCTCCCCCTGCTGAGGAGGCTGCCGATCCCGCCAACCTCGAAGCCGCCCTCCTCGAAGCCCGCGCGCAGGCTGAGAATGACCGCGCCCGTGAGCGGGAGGCGTTGGAAACGTTTGCCCTGGGCCGCGAGTTGGACGCCGCGTGGCGCACCTTTCGCACCGCCCGCGCCCGCGCCGCCGATCTGGGGGAGCGCCTGAACGCAAACGCCGAGGCCACCCAAGCACAGGACGCCCACCTCACAGGTGCCGCCGCCGAGGTGGGGAGGCGGGAGGCGGCCCTGG is a genomic window containing:
- a CDS encoding chromosome segregation SMC family protein — its product is MLHSITLQGFKSFADRTRLEFGPGVSAVIGPNGSGKSNVVEAIRWATHGARARELRAGRGTELIFHGSGGKAPVGLAEVELELRTQGGRVNVARRVYRDGTGEQDLNGRPVRARDVQSALRGTGLGPGGLAVIGQGEVSGVVGAEGRTLLGYVQEAAGLSRAVSARQETEARLREADGHLEGLRLVWAERAAGVERLARAAEAARLHRALTARVLTLEDALRRERQSTLSRELTQARAEAAALDARSAALAVTVQAAAARVEVARDAVGEARARRDAFTGALDALRAARDAHAQAERYDAHLRTEAERLRAELAALPQHPPEGDAPDLPALEAAVTTARREAEAAERRARTLDTDLTRARAAAARVAEAAARADASRETLGAELERAEGNLESALEGLAAARERLEGATHARAHAEEEYAALARRRSEAQAHERHLTSELARLSASVAPLRRERERLEGSLNSYARYGEGARNALRLDHPGIVGSVADLLSVPAEYETAVTAALGRRLEQIVVGTGEDARGIIDELKRVGGRATFLPLDLIRARPRRDGALLREAGVIGNLADLCPTDPPLVGEAILADTLVVEDLRAANRLARTHPNRPRLVTLEGELLEAGGAITGGRLRDAGFSVLADQRRFQEIDLELEETDRQTVRLTAELERVRATLSGDAEIHDALLAARERAAREEREAERRVTELEAQARSLGTHRDRLLARVSAETPTPPPAEEAADPANLEAALLEARAQAENDRAREREALETFALGRELDAAWRTFRTARARAADLGERLNANAEATQAQDAHLTGAAAEVGRREAALGTLDEGELARAEGERDAAAQAYTSVIGEQNKTRARLEDLRLLIARREGSLEPLPDGCSPPGTPREWTAELGRARADLDSLGPVNARAEADHAAENAELERLNAELNDAEGAAAELRAHLAELEVAEGLATRAAFGRVNAAFREYSAELLGGQGELEPDHDEAGRLTGLRLAVQPKGKRTRSMSLLSAGERTMAGLGFLFALNHAGGDGGAAGEGAGGLPLAVLDEVDAPLDEANIRRFTAFLDRFSARGAQFLLVTHQKATMEVAHALWGVTTDQTGASRVLSIRQAEEAPAR